From a region of the Arachis ipaensis cultivar K30076 chromosome B09, Araip1.1, whole genome shotgun sequence genome:
- the LOC107619483 gene encoding uncharacterized protein LOC107619483 isoform X2, giving the protein MWCLKYEGSNWSWKFCGSLFYQRFRPLVVPYDGKLYIFGDTGLYISRVTGDRSCWVDIYILKSGLWETREVPESVLEYCRDPDSYFLWEDSTKPHKKTHIVLYASGGDHEHQGLMSYDVKANNWEYLNWNFPPPLRSYPRKLVRLGCSHYLLIVDCAPMWHIYDLSKMNVVAKVAVHGLDKTAEIMNIFCCHITSDESLIYMFMEPGNVFEGEPFTNYHYYASGFVSYARVKLQLKTFSAKIESKGLLLEMKTNNCKKFFV; this is encoded by the exons ATGTGGTGCCTCAAGTATGAGGGTTCTAATTGGAGTTGGAAGTTTTGTGGAAGCTTGTTCTACCAGCGATTTAGACCCTTAGTAGTCCCCTATGATGGCAAATTGTACATCTTTGGGGATACTGGATTGTACATCTCTAGGGTTACTGGAGATAGAAGTTGCTGGGTTGATATTTACATCCTAAAATCAGGTCTATGGGAAACAAGGGAAGTGCCCGAAAGTGTTCTGGAATATTGCAGGGACCCTGACTCTTACTTTCTGTGGGAGGACAGCACCAAGCCTCACAAGAAGACCCACATTGTATTGTATGCTTCTGGTGGTGATCATGAACATCAAGGGCTCATGTCATATGACGTCAAGGCTAACAATTGGGAATACCTTAATTGGAATTTTCCGCCACCTCTTAGATCATATCCAAGGAAACTTGTTCGTTTGGGATGCAGTCATTATCTTCTGATTGTTGACTGCGCTCCAATGTGGCATATTTATGATTTATCTAAGATGAATGTTGTGGCAAAGGTGGCGGTGCATGGTTTGGACAAGACCGCAGAAATAATGAATATTTTTTGTTGCCACATAACTAGCGATGAAAGTTTGATTTATATGTTCATGGAACCTGGAAATGTTTTCGAGGGAGAGCCATTTACTAACTATCATTACTATGCTTCTGGGTTTGTTTCTTATGCCAGAGTCAAGCTCCAACTCAAAACTTTTTCTGCCAAGATTGAATCCAAGG GTTTGCTGTTGGAGATGAAGACCAATAATTGTAAGAAATTCTTTGTTTAA
- the LOC107619484 gene encoding uncharacterized protein LOC107619484: MCCLKYEGSNWSWKFCGSMFCDRFRPLVVPCDGKLYIFGGTKDADCWVDIYSLKSGLWETREVPESALLPYWRDPYSYFLWEDSTKPHKKTHIVLYSSRGKHQGLMSYDVKANNWEYLDCNFPPVPRLCPRKLVRLGCSHYLLIVDFAPMWHIYDLSEMKVVETVGVHGLNETAEVTSIFCCHNTSDESLIYMFMQPGNVFEGEPPTSYDSGFVSYARVKLQLKTFSAKIESKGNLNVGDYVKLYMFAVGDEDQ; this comes from the exons ATGTGTTGCCTCAAGTATGAGGGTTCTAATTGGAGTTGGAAGTTTTGTGGAAGCATGTTCTGCGACCGATTTAGACCCTTAGTAGTCCCCTGTGATGGCAAATTGTACATCTTTGGGGGTACTAAAGATGCAGATTGCTGGGTTGATATTTACAGCCTAAAATCAGGTCTATGGGAAACAAGGGAAGTGCCCGAAAGTGCTCTCTTGCCATATTGGAGGGACCCTTACTCTTACTTTCTGTGGGAGGACAGCACCAAGCCTCACAAGAAGACCCACATTGTATTGTATTCTTCTCGTGGTAAACATCAAGGGCTTATGTCATATGACGTCAAGGCTAACAATTGGGAATACCTTGATTGTAATTTTCCGCCAGTTCCTAGATTATGTCCAAGGAAACTTGTTCGTTTGGGATGCAGTCATTATCTTCTGATTGTTGACTTCGCTCCAATGTGGCATATTTATGATTTATCTGAGATGAAGGTTGTGGAAACGGTGGGGGTGCATGGTTTGAACGAGACCGCAGAAGTAACGAGTATTTTTTGTTGCCACAACACTAGCGATGAAAGTTTGATTTATATGTTCATGCAACCTGGAAATGTTTTCGAGGGAGAGCCACCTACTAGCTATGATTCTGGGTTTGTTTCTTATGCCAGAGTCAAGCTCCAACTCAAAACTTTTTCTGCCAAGATTGAATCCAAGGGTAATCTTAACGTTGGTGATTATGTAAAACTTTATAT GTTTGCTGTTGGAGATGAAGACCAATAA
- the LOC107619483 gene encoding uncharacterized protein LOC107619483 isoform X1 — protein sequence MWCLKYEGSNWSWKFCGSLFYQRFRPLVVPYDGKLYIFGDTGLYISRVTGDRSCWVDIYILKSGLWETREVPESVLEYCRDPDSYFLWEDSTKPHKKTHIVLYASGGDHEHQGLMSYDVKANNWEYLNWNFPPPLRSYPRKLVRLGCSHYLLIVDCAPMWHIYDLSKMNVVAKVAVHGLDKTAEIMNIFCCHITSDESLIYMFMEPGNVFEGEPFTNYHYYASGFVSYARVKLQLKTFSAKIESKGNLNVGDYVKLYMFAVGDEDQ from the exons ATGTGGTGCCTCAAGTATGAGGGTTCTAATTGGAGTTGGAAGTTTTGTGGAAGCTTGTTCTACCAGCGATTTAGACCCTTAGTAGTCCCCTATGATGGCAAATTGTACATCTTTGGGGATACTGGATTGTACATCTCTAGGGTTACTGGAGATAGAAGTTGCTGGGTTGATATTTACATCCTAAAATCAGGTCTATGGGAAACAAGGGAAGTGCCCGAAAGTGTTCTGGAATATTGCAGGGACCCTGACTCTTACTTTCTGTGGGAGGACAGCACCAAGCCTCACAAGAAGACCCACATTGTATTGTATGCTTCTGGTGGTGATCATGAACATCAAGGGCTCATGTCATATGACGTCAAGGCTAACAATTGGGAATACCTTAATTGGAATTTTCCGCCACCTCTTAGATCATATCCAAGGAAACTTGTTCGTTTGGGATGCAGTCATTATCTTCTGATTGTTGACTGCGCTCCAATGTGGCATATTTATGATTTATCTAAGATGAATGTTGTGGCAAAGGTGGCGGTGCATGGTTTGGACAAGACCGCAGAAATAATGAATATTTTTTGTTGCCACATAACTAGCGATGAAAGTTTGATTTATATGTTCATGGAACCTGGAAATGTTTTCGAGGGAGAGCCATTTACTAACTATCATTACTATGCTTCTGGGTTTGTTTCTTATGCCAGAGTCAAGCTCCAACTCAAAACTTTTTCTGCCAAGATTGAATCCAAGGGTAATCTTAACGTTGGTGATTATGTAAAACTTTATAT GTTTGCTGTTGGAGATGAAGACCAATAA